In Clupea harengus chromosome 4, Ch_v2.0.2, whole genome shotgun sequence, the genomic stretch CAGGTGATAACATGATTTAATGTTGCCAGGTGAATTGTTTTTCCTGGATAATATATACTACTCTACCGCATTCTACTATCCAATTAAGTTTAGCACTTTTAAAGTTTAACATGTTAATTCTTTAATCATttattcacactcacacccacacatattatgctttattttaaatgtaaatacagccTGAGTTGGTGAAAAATCCCATTGCAGGAATATTATTCTTAGccttttaaacatttttaagcTTATTGTTAAGATTATAATAAGTAAATCTTACTACAATAACAACCGTGCCTCTATGCAACAAAGTGTACTGGAAAAGGCAAATGCCACTGAAGTACACAGTGAAATCAACCGGATTCAAGGGTTTATGGGAGAACATAAAAGTGACTGTGAGGGAATAGGAACAGGAACACTGCAGGTAAGAGGAAATACTATATAAAGCACATAATTTTCCTCAGAACCATACTGTTCCTTGTCATTCGTGTTCCTCAATTGTATACACATGCTAGACAAATGCAAACTAGGGCATAGAGAGTTTTACCTAACTCTAATTTATCAGAAGGTTGGGAGGATCTACAAGGCTGCAGTCAGATGCACTGTTTGAGAGAAGAGTACTTGATCTTTCGTGGCTTTCTCAGTGCCCTGGTGTAATCATGTCCTCTGCACACGTAAGCCTTCTGTATGTTCCTTGTGCACTAGGGTGCCCTCTGGCTGACATACTGAGTAATAAGTAACAGTAACAGAGTAGAaacacttcctctctgtgttgTACAGCGTGTTCCATTTAATCTGACTACTGAGCACTGCCATACTTTATTTCTTGACCTTCTTGCAAGTGTTGGATCTTGGAATGTGCCATAAACTGATCTGTGAAGCATGTTTACGTAAGAGGGAAATAGAAATGAAAGGAGCTCTCCACAGCATGGCCAATTGTGCTTAATTTGTCATTCTATGTCACACTTTACTTCCTGTAAAGTGGTCTGCAAGGAAATACTGTAGTTTGGATTCCCTTTAAGCCTTTGCTCTGAGAGGGATAGTGGTGATATTGTACAGTAACATATACTGTAGCTATAAGCCACCTatgcagaaataaagaaaggtGCTAggtagacatatatacagtggtacagtggtagagaagtcgtttagtaatcagaaggttgctagttcgattccctgtcgaagcgtccttgagcaagacactgaacccctaattgctcctgatgtgcagtgtgccatcagtgtaaatgtaaaatgtgtatacattgtaagtcgcacatatgtaagtcgctttggataaaagcgtctgctaaatgtaaacatataaatacattttaatggaACAGTATATTTACTGTGTATTCAGTGTGGTTTCAACAGATGCTACATTTTCACCCTTCACCTGAAATTCTAACTTCATACAGATAACAGAAACAAAAGCAGTCGCCTTCACAAAAACCTACCACATTGCTGTATGATGCCTGCCAAGGAAACAAgctcttttaaataaaaatagtcTCCTTCAAAATGCCGAATCACATTGTCTGTGATTAGCTGAGACTCCATCAAGGTCACAGCTCCAGTTACCTCTCTGTAATGACAAACATCAGATGGTCAACAATGGCAAGATATCCTAATGTTTCGTTTAAACATCCTCATTTCCATTGCATGACTGGAAGACTTACACTGCATGGATTATTAGTGTCCATTACATAGCAACCATTTGACAAAAGAAAAGTGTAGACTGTAGAAATCTAAGCTACCTAGGCAATGATTATTTTGCCAACACCATTTTGTTGTGCTCCAACACCATTTTGTCCTGATGTCGTCTGGTCGGTGTTAGCTATTTTTCTGTCCTTAACGATAGAAAACCCTAATAACCAAACAAAACTCCAGCACCTAGAGCAAAGATCTGAGAGAAAAATGACATCAATGGTGcattggattaaaaaaaaaactgaaaaacactTTTTAATATCAACAATGCAACACAGCTTAACTTTTAACTACCAACAAACTTGAGttctttctttaaaaatgtataacTGAACTATGGATTCTTCTCTTAGTATCAGTGTCATTCTTAGAGTTTATTTTACAAAAACAGAATTTATGTGTGCTATGCCACTGTCAGAAAAGTatgacctctcacctctgcCATTATTGCTGTAGAGTTACCATATGTATGGGCAAAACAGACCATCGATGTGATCAACAAGAGTGGGGATGCAATCATGGCTCTGAAAAAGTCCTGAAAATTGCAGAAAGGTTATTAAATTAGGAAAAAACAGACTCACCATCTTACCCAGGAGTGTGATTTAAACAAAGAATACAGGTTTGTGGGTGTGTCATGCTCAACCATTAAATGACTGCAAATGCTATGCCCTACAGAACTTATTAATTATAAACACAATACTTACACTCCAAAGCCAGTGGACTTCATAGAACTTCTTATCCAGCCCCCATGAAAATATGATTAACATAAATGTGGCCAATACCATCTCAACAATAGGGAATCCAATGAAACATCCCTCAGATGCAGCTTTGCAGATAATGGCAAGTAAGCAAAGGACCTGAATATTCAAAGAAACAATCACTCATTTATTTCAATATTCTACGTTTATCTCATATTATGTTGTTGCTATACCAACAGTTCTTTTAAGACAAAGTAGCTCTTATGTTTTAGAAGACACATTAAATGTATCTATAGGCAATCAGAAAAAATGAGAAATTAAGTAGTTTTACATATTAGCGTGAAGTTTAATGCGTTTTATAGTAATCTGGATCAATCTGTATGGCCACCAGCAATTAATTTCAGGAAGCTACAAAAGCAAAGTCTCCATTTTATCTTTCTCTGATGTATATACAAGATGGTCAAGACTCTGAGGGTAATACAAGATGAACTTACGATTTCCCCCGCCATGGTCATTCCTTTGCGAGTCTTCAAGTACCTGATGGTTGCACTGAGAGCTCCCTGTTCTCCCTCTGACGCTTGCATAGCTGATCAGTGCAACTTTGctcccaaaaatctaaagaaaaCTGCATACACTGGGTTTCAAGTGAGAGTAATAGAAAAAGGATGGTCGAGGGAACTGCAAAGTTGCTTACTAATTAACTCTTAAAAACTACTAGCATAAGTTTCTAAAACACCTACCTAGAGTTGACCTAGATAAGACTGGTGTGATTCTGTGCAAACAGGATGCGATATTTAAGGTGATTCACTCAACGTCTTGACGGAAAATGTGCAATGCAGTAAATGCTGTTCTTACACGTCCACAGAATGTCGATCGATGTAGTGAACAGCCGGGACACAGGGGGAATacccaggggcggccctagcacatttggcgctctaggcgagcttcactcctggcgccccccccccccccccccccccccccatacaaaaaaaaatgtcccccacgaaaacggaattgcaactttcaaacgctattttgccctgtaagactgaatttctttcacataaacacaacaacgatggcgacgatgaacaaacagtaattcaagaacaaatcactgagaaaatgtcacgcctgtgctggactacgctcgagccacgccccctgttcaactgtttatggacacacacatctccacgtcatcttcccaatagcctgcaaataatgttttcttagtcttctaaaagtgaatctaaaatgatttaacaaaagtatgtattatcatcatttgttaaatgtagctattatgtagttattaagcatgttggtgtatttggacagcctgacattttttattccaagatgcatagctcttgaatAGTTTAATCATGTCTAAttactggctagctcgctccaccaaaactaaagctgtccaaatttgattactcaattttttatgacgcaaaatgacgcaaattgcggtacagctgaacttgaactgatgtttcgactgaaaggcaataacaaggaacgtcacaagtcactggctagctagcgttagctaactagcaagattacgtacaatccattcgctaaagttgacaattcATACTTGGATTTTtgccagtattcctcacttgttgacaagttgccgtgtttggcttccttaatgggtgtgctatgcaacgagtaagatatgtgtagtgttgttgcactggctattggctttatatgtgcgcccctattttaatcatgtgttttttt encodes the following:
- the LOC116220302 gene encoding proteolipid protein 2-like; translated protein: MQASEGEQGALSATIRYLKTRKGMTMAGEIVLCLLAIICKAASEGCFIGFPIVEMVLATFMLIIFSWGLDKKFYEVHWLWSDFFRAMIASPLLLITSMVCFAHTYGNSTAIMAEIFALGAGVLFGYDALLGFSIVKGRKIANTDQTTSGQNGVGAQQNGVGEIIIA